The stretch of DNA CAGGTAGAACGTTACGACCATGCCCCTCATCGGCAGGACGGAGTTAGTTGACCGGGGTGGTATTGCCAGCGCGCACCCAGCCTTCGATACCACTACCCGGCAGCCGCACGCGTAGCCATTCTTGGGTATCACTTTCACCCAGAATTTCTACTTCGGTGTTGTAGGCTAATCCGGTGATGCGGCGAGATTCTTGGTCGGGGTCTTCGCGTAGGATTAAGCCAATGGGCTGGGTGACGATCGCTGTGTAGCCTTCCTCATCTTCCTCATCGGATTCATCCGGCTCTTCGTCCTCGGCAGTGGCGGACGGATCGGGCTCCTCCGGCACATCCGCAAAGACCTCCGGGGGAGATTCGGCTTCGGGGGCTGGGTCGCTTGCTTCGCTATCGTTGGCAAAGACAGGACGCTCCGGTACGGCTGTTAGTTTGGTAATCAAATATCGGGTCGCTCCAACTCC from Candidatus Obscuribacterales bacterium encodes:
- a CDS encoding SH3 domain-containing protein, coding for MRLLGLIKFLLGFFLAIALLFVAGVGATRYLITKLTAVPERPVFANDSEASDPAPEAESPPEVFADVPEEPDPSATAEDEEPDESDEEDEEGYTAIVTQPIGLILREDPDQESRRITGLAYNTEVEILGESDTQEWLRVRLPGSGIEGWVRAGNTTPVN